The Ralstonia insidiosa region TTCGATAATTCAGCATTCTCTGGAGCCGCTATAACTCACATCGGGACTGACGATGGCCGTATGTTCGCCTTGATATTCCCTGAAAAAGGACGTCAATTGTCAATACATCGATTCCAGATCCCTGATAAGCAACGAAATATGATCCGTAAACTCAGCATAAAAGACACATCTTATTTGGGTGGATATCGTGTATCGAGACGGCAAAGCTAATAGCGCCTGCAACATCGTGGCGGCCCAGTTGCCGATGTGCTGTTGTAAAGACAGTTGAGCTTTTCCCCCACACCACAAACTCCGTCCGACTCACCACATCTTTACGCCCCATAAACGACTACACCCGCCGTACCCCTGGTAGCTACGGCAGCTGCTCCGCACGCAGCCGACGGCGTTCTGCGCGGCTTTTCCGAAGACAGCGAAAGGCTCCGGCGTAACGCAATAGAGCGCCACGCCGATCGGCGCGGGTAGCTACATCGCGCACAGCTACCCCGCCTCACCAACCCGCCCAGGCAACGCAGCCCCCTCCCCCGGACAAGCCCGCGTCGCCTTCTCATCCAACACGCTGGGCTCCCCCAACAACGCAATCAACCCACACGCCAACGTCCCCCGCCACTGCAGGTAATCGTGCCCACTGGCGAACTCGGCATGCCGTACCGGATACCCCTTGGCCCGCAGCACTTCGCGCATGTGCCGCGTGGTGGTGAAGATGTTGACCGCACCACGCCCATCCTCAAACTGCCCGGCCTCCAGATAGAAGCGCAGCGGCAGGCGCGGGCTGGCGGCGTAGGCGCGCATCATCCAGCCGGGCGTTTGCGGCGGGCGGTCTGGTGCGGAGTCCGGCGCCCACCAGAATGAGCCGGACTGGCTCAGCACCAGGCCAAAGCGCTCGGGGTGCTGCAGCCCGGCATACGCAGCTGCCAGCCCGCCGTAGCTCGACCCAGCCACCACGGTGCGCGCCGCGGGTGCCGAGAGCCCCTGTGCCGCGGCCCACGGCATCAGCTCGTCGGCCAGGAAGTCGGCAAAGGCGGGATTGGGCGGCAGTTGCGTGGCGCGCGCCGCTGCGCTCGGGTTGGACAGGATCAGCGCGGCGGTGGGCGGAATACGCCCTTCTGCGATGAGGTTGTCGAGCACCGTTGGGGTGGGCACCGTCGACAGGTAGGCATGCGCATCGAACAGCACCAGCAGCGCCTGCGGTGCGGCACCGGCCGGGCGGTAGACGTAGACATCGCGCGCTTCACCAAGCCGCTGGCTGTTGAGGCGGTGCGCCGTTACGGTGCCGGCCGGTACGTCAGCGCGTCGTGTAAGCCACGGCTGGGGCGGTGCGCCGGGCAACTCCAGCACGGACTTCTGCTGATATGCATCGCCCTCGGTATCGGGAAAGCGCCGGGGGTTGAGCGGATCGCGCTGCAGCGTGGCCAGCAGCAGGCGCCGGCGCTGTGCGGCGGGAGCATCCGAGTCGGGCACGTTGGGCGCGAGTTGATAGCTCAGGCGCGTGCTGGCCGGTACGGCGTAGGTCTGGTACCAGACGTCGGTGTCGCCCAGGCGCTGCAGGGCGTCATGGTTGCCGCTTGGGCTGCCGAGCAGCGTGACGTTGCGCACCGGCCCCCGCCACAGGAAGGTCAGCAGCACCATGGGTGTGCCGTCTTGCGCGGCGGGCGCGGGCTCGACCAGTGGCGTGCCGATTTGGGCAACGTCGTGCCAGAAAGCATCGGTGCCAGTGCCGTGGCGCACGGCCTCTGCCAGTGCGCGAATGCGCGGGCTTTGCGGCAGTTCCGGCGCAGGTTGCTGCTGGGCCTGGGCGACGATGCGTTCAATGCGCAGCGCGTAGCGTGCGCCGGGCATCGGCACACCACCTGCCGCACCCGCCACAGCGGCGTCGTTCGGGTCGATGCGCAGCGTGTACACGCCATCAGCAGGCGCGACGAACAGGAAGCTGCGTGACAGCGACAGCGGGCTCAGCAGGCGGCGCACGTGTACGTCGCGAGCATCGAGCAGGTCGAGCGCCGCAGCGGGGCCATCGAGCGTGCCCTGCACAAGATCACCCGCATGCAGCGTCACGCGGTAAGGCAACAACGTGCCGGGTTGCCAGGTTGCGTTGACTGACTGGCCAACAGCCACGTCAGCAACTGGCGCTACGGGTGAAGCGGCGACAGCCGTGCTAGCCGCCAGCGCCCAGGAGAGCAGAAAGAGAGCGTGGCGCATCAGAAGTCGATCGTGGTGGTGAGCTTGAAGGTGCGGGGCGCGTTCTGCGTGACGTAGCCGTCGTTGAACGAGCCTGCCCAGTAGCTCTTGTTGAGCAGGTTTTCTACGTTGGCGAAGAAGCCGACGCGCTTGCCCATGATGCGGGTGAGGTAGCGCACACCGGCGTCGTAGCGCGTCCAGCTGTCGATGCGCTGCGTGTTGGACGAATTGACGTATTGCGCGCCGGTGTAGGTGGCGCGGCCGGCAAGCGTCAGGCCCGGCACCCAGGGCACGTCCCACTCGGCGCCCAGGTTGCCCGACCAGGTGGGCGAGCCGAAGGCGGTGTTGCCGTCGTAGAGGCCGTTGGCGGTATGCGTGAGTACCGAGCGCGTATAGGCAACGCCGCCCAGCAGGCGCACACCCGGTGTGACTTCGCCGGCAATGGTCCATTCGATGCCGCGGTTGCGGCGTTCACCGTCGGGGCTGTAGAGGTTGGTGGCGTTGTCTTTAACCAGGCTCGGACGGCGGATCTGGAACACGCTGAGCGTTTGCGTCAGGCGGCCGTTCTCCCATTTGATGCCGGCCTCCATCTGCTTGGTCTTGTACGGCGCAAACACCTGCTGGTAGTTGCGCGCGGTGACGTCGGTCACGGTGTCGCCCTGGCTCAGGCCCTCGATGTAGTTGCCGTATAGCGAGAGGCCCTGCCCCCACGGCTTGACCACCAGGCCCACCGAGGGCGTGATGGCACTTTGGTCGTAGTCGGCAGTCTGCGCGCCGGTGGCTGCGCTGAAGCTCTTGGCCTGCACGCGCTGGTGGCGCGCGCCTAGCGTCAGCAAGACAGCCTCCTGCGCAAACGCCATCGTATCGGCCACTGCCAGGCTGGTGAGCGTGGTGTCAGAGGTCTTGGGCGGCTCGCCGGGCTCGGGCGCGATGATGGCCTGCACCGGCGCGTAGATGTTGGAGATGAACGAGCGGCTGGCGTTGTTGACCGTGCCCGTGCGCAGGTCCAACTGGGTGTAGCCGACCACCAGCCGATGTTCGACGGGGCCGGTGCGCACGGTGCCGCGCACGCCAGCCTCGGCCGAGAGCGTGTCGGCAAACCCGCGCTGGTGATACGTCACACCCGTGTAGTTGCCGTTGGGCTGGATGCCGTTGGCACGCGTGCCGTTGATGAAGCCGGAGTAGCGATGGCTGAGCGTGCCGAGCCCGGCATAGGCCGTCCAGTCGGGCGCGAAGTCGACTTCGCCACGGGCCACGATGGCCTGGTTCTCGATACGACCGTGCACGCCGCGCAGAATGTTGGTGCCCGGCGCAGGCGGGCTTACCACGTTGCGCGTGAACGAGGCCATCCAGGCGCTGCCGTTGCGGATCTCTTCGTCGCTAGCGTAGGCATCGACCGAGGCGCGCACATGCTCACCGGCGTAGTCCAGGGCGATGGCGCCCAGCTCGCGCCGCCTGCCCTGCCCGTCCAGGCCGGTGCGCCCATCGCCATAGGCCCCGTTGAAGCGTATGCCCACGGCCTTGTCGTCGCCAAAGCGCCGGCCCATGTCTACCGCGCCGGCCACGTAGCCGTCGGACTGGTAGTGGGTGGAAAACTGCATGACGGGCTTGGCCGTTGCACGCTTGGGGATCAGGTTGATGGCACCGCCCACAGCGCCGCTGGGCGACATGCCAGTCAGCAGCGCGGTGGGGCCACGCAGCAGCTCCACACGGTCGATGAACTCGGTAGGCGCATGGCCGAAGGGGGCCAGGCCGTACATGCCGTTGAACGCAAGGTCACTCGACGTAATGTCGAACCCGCGCACGGTGTAGTTCTCGTAGATGTGCCCGGTGGACGTGGTGTAGCGCACGGTCGGGTCATTGGCCAGCACGTCGGCAATGGTCTGCGCCTGTTGGTCCTGAATGGTGCGTGCGGTGTACGTGGTGCTGCTGTAGGGCGAATCGATGGCGTTGGTGTTGCCCAGCAAGCCGAGCTGCGCATCGCGCGCGATCTGGCCACCCGGGTAAGTCGCCCCGCGTGCGGCAGAGACGGTAGCGGTCGGCAGCGTTACCGTGGCAGACGACGTGCCCGTTGTCTCGACCGGCGTGGGTGCGGGTGCAGGCTGAATCGCGAATCCGCCCGGCACCGGTTGCGCACGTAGGCCAGTGCCTTGCAGGAGCGCATCCAGACCATCAGCAGCACCGTACTGGCCGTGCAGATCAGCGGTGCGGCGGCCCGCCAGGTCTGCCGCGTCATATGAGACCAGCACGCCAGCCTGCACACCAAAGCGCGTGAGCGCCGGTTGCAGCGCGCCTGCCGGAATGGCATACGACTGCCGCGCCGTTGCAGCAGCAGAGCCGGCCGGCGCCGCCTGTACACCCACATGCGGCGAGGCCGCCGCCAACAACGCGACAGCCTGACCAATAGCCAGCAGATGCCGGCGAAGACGCAAGGTGCTGGGTTGGCCGGCAACTTGCGTTGAAGCAGACAGCGGATAGCAGCCCATCTGTGATTTCCCCCTGATGATGTTGTGGTTGGGATTGATTGCTATTCCCGTAGGCCACTTGAGGCGCGCAAAGCCCTCACATCGGAGGCAAAAACTTTTCTATGGGGTGTCGGGTGGAGATAGCAGCGGGCACGGCTCAGTCACGCGCCGAGACCATGACCCAGTAGCGGCTGAGCGTGCGGACCTGCACGGGCAGCACGTGCGGCAGGGCTTCCAGCACGCGCCCGGTGTCATCGATCGGGAACACCCCCGAGACACGCAGCGCGGCCACGTCAGGCGCGCAGCGCACCCACCCAGGGCGATACCGCCCAAGCTCGGCGAGGAAGGTCGCCAACGGCATCTCGTGCACGGCCAGCATGCCGCGCACCCAAGCTGCGTCGTCCATGTTGGTGTCGTCTTGCGCGTCGGATGCATCAATCGCTAGCCGGGTGAAACGCATGCGTTCTCCCGCGCGAACGACGCGCGCCACATCCGGCG contains the following coding sequences:
- the fes gene encoding enterochelin esterase; the encoded protein is MRHALFLLSWALAASTAVAASPVAPVADVAVGQSVNATWQPGTLLPYRVTLHAGDLVQGTLDGPAAALDLLDARDVHVRRLLSPLSLSRSFLFVAPADGVYTLRIDPNDAAVAGAAGGVPMPGARYALRIERIVAQAQQQPAPELPQSPRIRALAEAVRHGTGTDAFWHDVAQIGTPLVEPAPAAQDGTPMVLLTFLWRGPVRNVTLLGSPSGNHDALQRLGDTDVWYQTYAVPASTRLSYQLAPNVPDSDAPAAQRRRLLLATLQRDPLNPRRFPDTEGDAYQQKSVLELPGAPPQPWLTRRADVPAGTVTAHRLNSQRLGEARDVYVYRPAGAAPQALLVLFDAHAYLSTVPTPTVLDNLIAEGRIPPTAALILSNPSAAARATQLPPNPAFADFLADELMPWAAAQGLSAPAARTVVAGSSYGGLAAAYAGLQHPERFGLVLSQSGSFWWAPDSAPDRPPQTPGWMMRAYAASPRLPLRFYLEAGQFEDGRGAVNIFTTTRHMREVLRAKGYPVRHAEFASGHDYLQWRGTLACGLIALLGEPSVLDEKATRACPGEGAALPGRVGEAG
- a CDS encoding TonB-dependent receptor, whose amino-acid sequence is MGCYPLSASTQVAGQPSTLRLRRHLLAIGQAVALLAAASPHVGVQAAPAGSAAATARQSYAIPAGALQPALTRFGVQAGVLVSYDAADLAGRRTADLHGQYGAADGLDALLQGTGLRAQPVPGGFAIQPAPAPTPVETTGTSSATVTLPTATVSAARGATYPGGQIARDAQLGLLGNTNAIDSPYSSTTYTARTIQDQQAQTIADVLANDPTVRYTTSTGHIYENYTVRGFDITSSDLAFNGMYGLAPFGHAPTEFIDRVELLRGPTALLTGMSPSGAVGGAINLIPKRATAKPVMQFSTHYQSDGYVAGAVDMGRRFGDDKAVGIRFNGAYGDGRTGLDGQGRRRELGAIALDYAGEHVRASVDAYASDEEIRNGSAWMASFTRNVVSPPAPGTNILRGVHGRIENQAIVARGEVDFAPDWTAYAGLGTLSHRYSGFINGTRANGIQPNGNYTGVTYHQRGFADTLSAEAGVRGTVRTGPVEHRLVVGYTQLDLRTGTVNNASRSFISNIYAPVQAIIAPEPGEPPKTSDTTLTSLAVADTMAFAQEAVLLTLGARHQRVQAKSFSAATGAQTADYDQSAITPSVGLVVKPWGQGLSLYGNYIEGLSQGDTVTDVTARNYQQVFAPYKTKQMEAGIKWENGRLTQTLSVFQIRRPSLVKDNATNLYSPDGERRNRGIEWTIAGEVTPGVRLLGGVAYTRSVLTHTANGLYDGNTAFGSPTWSGNLGAEWDVPWVPGLTLAGRATYTGAQYVNSSNTQRIDSWTRYDAGVRYLTRIMGKRVGFFANVENLLNKSYWAGSFNDGYVTQNAPRTFKLTTTIDF